The Phycisphaerae bacterium genome includes a region encoding these proteins:
- a CDS encoding serine hydrolase, whose amino-acid sequence MCQFRLTVGATSLVAGVLCQSCILATAFGQVFPGATWEFKTPAELGLDSAKLDQIAGIIGGSGCIVRHGYMVKTWGTQSLKGDWASASKPVISTLLFFAIEEGRITSVDALVKDYGWSLSTKDQPMTFRHMANMVGNYTRAEAPGTAWAYNDYNIQLYVKTLFDRVYGQSANTVALAPNRLGALQFQDGSLIASNNRLNTSVRDFARIGWFWANKGNWNGSQLLPQHYFDDYMKPQVSSSLPKTAVVDPAGDYLGIGSYGGGSDQTPYGPGIYGFNWWFNATGSLHPTSITWPDAPADTFQANGHWSREVVTVMPGLGIVMAYFNGATLGFEPGNPGSSSNQVLKLLAESVMPTAPLIVLSKSQISRSADLGGTLSDDMFTVSNGGAGTLKYAVTVDRDWLRVAPSDGTSTGEADTITVSFTVDHLAIGSHTATITVADDGSLPPASNPSQTVAVTVNIRTVLPDLDLDGDVDQVDFGLFQTCLTGEEPASSPCLAADFDHNEMVNQSDLTVLLGCLSGAGALADVACDDAHQ is encoded by the coding sequence ATGTGCCAGTTTCGGCTCACTGTCGGAGCCACCAGCTTGGTGGCCGGTGTTCTTTGCCAATCGTGCATCCTGGCAACCGCCTTCGGCCAGGTGTTTCCTGGGGCGACGTGGGAGTTCAAAACCCCTGCGGAACTCGGACTTGACTCAGCCAAACTTGACCAGATTGCCGGCATCATCGGGGGCAGCGGATGCATCGTCCGCCACGGGTACATGGTCAAAACCTGGGGCACGCAAAGCCTCAAGGGCGACTGGGCATCGGCCTCGAAACCGGTGATCAGCACGCTGCTGTTCTTCGCTATCGAAGAAGGCCGTATCACCAGCGTCGACGCCCTGGTAAAGGACTACGGCTGGTCGCTCAGCACCAAGGACCAGCCAATGACCTTCCGCCACATGGCCAACATGGTCGGGAATTACACGCGGGCGGAGGCCCCCGGCACCGCTTGGGCATACAACGACTACAATATCCAACTATATGTCAAGACGTTGTTCGATCGTGTCTACGGCCAGAGCGCCAACACAGTGGCCTTGGCCCCTAATCGCCTTGGTGCGCTGCAGTTTCAGGATGGTTCGTTGATCGCATCCAACAACCGGCTGAACACCTCGGTTCGCGATTTTGCCCGCATCGGGTGGTTCTGGGCCAACAAGGGCAATTGGAACGGCAGCCAGTTGCTGCCTCAGCACTATTTCGACGACTACATGAAGCCGCAGGTTTCCTCAAGCCTGCCCAAGACCGCCGTAGTCGATCCCGCCGGAGACTATCTGGGCATCGGAAGTTATGGCGGCGGATCGGACCAGACCCCCTACGGCCCGGGCATCTACGGCTTCAACTGGTGGTTTAACGCCACAGGGAGTCTGCACCCGACATCAATCACCTGGCCCGATGCTCCCGCCGACACCTTTCAGGCAAACGGGCATTGGAGCCGGGAAGTGGTGACGGTGATGCCCGGTCTCGGTATAGTGATGGCGTACTTCAACGGAGCCACACTCGGCTTCGAGCCGGGCAACCCTGGCTCCAGCTCGAATCAGGTGCTTAAGCTGCTGGCCGAATCGGTGATGCCGACGGCTCCGCTGATCGTGCTAAGCAAGAGTCAAATCAGTCGATCGGCGGACCTCGGCGGGACTCTGTCGGACGACATGTTCACCGTGTCCAACGGCGGAGCAGGGACGTTGAAATACGCCGTTACCGTTGATCGCGACTGGCTGCGTGTCGCTCCGTCCGATGGCACGTCCACCGGCGAAGCCGACACCATCACGGTTTCGTTTACAGTAGACCATCTGGCAATCGGGTCACACACCGCAACGATCACCGTCGCCGATGACGGCAGCCTGCCCCCGGCTTCCAATCCGTCTCAAACCGTGGCTGTCACGGTCAACATCAGGACGGTGCTTCCAGACCTCGACCTGGACGGCGATGTAGATCAGGTAGACTTTGGGTTGTTCCAGACGTGCCTGACAGGGGAGGAGCCGGCTTCGTCCCCCTGTCTGGCCGCAGATTTCGATCACAACGAAATGGTAAATCAGTCCGACCTGACGGTCCTCCTGGGCTGTCTATCGGGCGCCGGCGCTCTTGCGGATGTGGCCTGCGATGATGCGCATCAGTGA
- a CDS encoding DUF6298 domain-containing protein, which produces MTVSRAVFDRSLTQANRESCGKRAWYLISFGGIAAVLALSLATSRICSAQVFPGATWQIKTPAEVGMDVKRLDAFRDYLGGRGCVVRHGYMVYTWGDQTRRQDVASACKPVIAHFLFKALEEGKLASLDEPVVRWEPCLNDINPDLDFKDRLINFRHMATQTSCYGVREKPGTAFDYNDWQMALFWDTLFLKVYGITYDTVDAQALHPRLTDLMQCQDDPTFTFFGTGNRPGRFGISVRDFARFGLLYLHKGNWNGKQLLSKANATLAVTSPLPNSIPRTDARPAQICPGQRSLGSQKVPDDQTDHLGSYSYLWWINGVDRDGHRHWPDAPLDTFGAFGHKNGQRAVVVIPSLDLVVSWNDTNLGERSGNPVNEAIRLLVQSTKAGPIIADHQHPAWLEYQGGGPCYMCGPGDPEGFLYRGTRNPDGTRNGDQMALINKLAGTGANCIYLMAIRSHGGDGDATQNPYIDSDLSKGLDNDILNQWETWFTAMDSNGIVIFFIFYDDSAKPFGKDLPAGGELTPAEAVFVDAMVSRFKHHRHLIWCVAEEYAEGLSAAHAAKIAQRIKLKDDRRHPVAIHQNNGTAFDFNGNPAFDQFAVQWNVDTPAELHAGTVAAWKSVEGRVNINMAEFADSRYGRRPFSGTGEDLRKKIWAIAMGGGYSMILGMDIESTPVADLQACGHLVRFMESTRFNLTSPRDDLARENTDYVLAAPGQIYIAYSDSRGNLGLIVSAGRYRVRWFNPVSGNWADEQDRSLADGQQTFARPASLGDEAVLYLEAVAMPETHPAEPEERSRGLAIENGWFVHGDRIVWGYAQHNGWWRAGRRANITRRAPGAIGPNRTEDLDKLTDNMLRYGYPGFEHNFGLWYDRRRDQHDTTRREDGNVVAPFLEQPWARGESGRAWDGLPEYDLTRYNAWYFDRLHEFASLCDRKGTIMFHNFYMQHALLETDAHYVDFPWRPVNCLQDTGLPDRIPAANAFYDITHPLRRELHRAYIRKCLDVLGDHTNVVHLLSQEYTGPASFARFWLDVVGQWQQEKGKKVLLGLGATKDVLDELAGDPRVSLLDLRYWWYQPDGSLYAPVSGTEVPGRYVSGTAAARTTPFAIYRQVREYRTRFPQKALIHQIDASRQQTWAFLMGGGSMLIRYLEYADGRDPANYEAPADSATVQPTYDFINARPAHRLQRMVPHDSLVSNPERNFCLADKGRAYLVYLLAGGTVELDLGHTSGGFYAQWFDPRNGDLRDVTPTPVVKGGGMVTFAAPTTDDWVLWLSEVSAFEPDEKR; this is translated from the coding sequence ATGACCGTTTCCAGAGCCGTATTCGACCGCAGCCTCACTCAGGCCAACCGCGAGAGCTGCGGCAAACGAGCATGGTACCTGATCTCGTTCGGAGGCATCGCGGCCGTCTTGGCCCTGTCCTTGGCAACGAGCCGAATCTGCTCAGCCCAGGTCTTTCCGGGTGCCACCTGGCAGATCAAGACACCGGCCGAGGTCGGCATGGATGTCAAGAGGCTGGATGCCTTTCGAGACTATCTCGGCGGGCGGGGCTGCGTCGTTCGCCACGGCTACATGGTCTATACGTGGGGAGACCAGACTCGCCGGCAGGACGTCGCTTCGGCCTGCAAGCCCGTTATTGCCCATTTTCTCTTCAAGGCCTTGGAGGAGGGTAAGCTGGCCAGTCTCGACGAGCCCGTAGTCAGGTGGGAACCGTGCCTGAACGATATCAACCCGGACCTCGACTTCAAGGATCGGCTCATCAACTTCCGCCACATGGCTACTCAGACTTCGTGTTACGGCGTCCGGGAAAAGCCGGGCACCGCCTTTGACTATAACGACTGGCAGATGGCCCTTTTCTGGGACACGTTGTTCCTCAAGGTCTATGGGATTACCTACGATACCGTTGACGCCCAGGCTCTGCATCCCAGGTTGACAGATCTGATGCAGTGCCAGGATGACCCGACCTTCACCTTCTTCGGGACGGGGAATCGGCCGGGACGGTTCGGCATTTCGGTGCGAGACTTCGCACGCTTTGGGCTGTTGTATCTTCACAAAGGAAACTGGAACGGGAAACAGCTCCTGAGCAAGGCCAATGCCACCCTGGCCGTGACAAGTCCTCTTCCCAACTCGATCCCTCGGACCGATGCTCGGCCCGCCCAGATCTGCCCCGGCCAGCGTTCCCTCGGATCGCAGAAGGTGCCGGATGACCAAACCGACCATCTGGGCAGTTACAGCTATCTCTGGTGGATTAATGGAGTCGACCGTGATGGCCATCGGCACTGGCCCGACGCCCCGCTCGACACGTTCGGAGCCTTCGGCCACAAAAACGGTCAGCGGGCGGTGGTCGTCATCCCCAGTCTCGATCTCGTAGTGTCCTGGAATGATACGAACCTCGGGGAGAGGTCAGGCAACCCCGTGAACGAAGCAATTCGGCTGCTTGTACAGTCGACGAAAGCGGGCCCCATCATTGCGGATCATCAGCACCCGGCATGGCTTGAGTACCAGGGCGGCGGTCCTTGCTACATGTGTGGTCCCGGAGATCCGGAGGGCTTCTTGTACCGGGGCACGCGCAATCCCGACGGCACCCGCAACGGCGACCAGATGGCGCTGATCAACAAGCTGGCCGGCACGGGAGCCAACTGTATCTATCTGATGGCCATTCGCAGCCACGGTGGCGACGGGGATGCCACCCAGAATCCCTACATCGACAGCGACTTGTCCAAAGGCCTGGATAACGACATTCTGAATCAATGGGAAACCTGGTTCACCGCGATGGACAGCAATGGCATTGTGATCTTCTTCATCTTCTACGATGACAGTGCCAAGCCCTTCGGCAAGGATCTGCCTGCCGGCGGTGAGTTGACGCCTGCGGAGGCGGTTTTTGTGGATGCGATGGTCAGCCGTTTCAAGCACCACAGGCACCTGATCTGGTGCGTGGCCGAGGAATACGCCGAGGGACTCTCGGCCGCCCACGCTGCGAAAATCGCCCAGCGCATCAAACTCAAGGATGACCGCAGGCACCCGGTTGCCATTCACCAGAACAACGGAACCGCGTTCGACTTCAACGGCAACCCGGCTTTCGATCAATTCGCCGTGCAGTGGAACGTTGATACGCCCGCCGAACTGCACGCCGGAACCGTCGCGGCATGGAAAAGCGTCGAGGGACGGGTCAACATCAACATGGCGGAGTTCGCTGATTCCCGCTATGGCCGCAGACCGTTTAGCGGCACCGGTGAAGACCTTCGTAAGAAGATATGGGCCATCGCTATGGGGGGCGGGTATTCGATGATTCTGGGAATGGATATCGAGTCCACCCCCGTCGCTGATCTGCAAGCCTGCGGTCACCTAGTGCGATTCATGGAGTCGACCCGATTCAACCTGACCTCGCCTCGCGACGATTTGGCGAGGGAAAACACGGATTACGTTCTGGCGGCCCCTGGGCAAATCTACATCGCCTATAGCGACTCGCGTGGGAATCTGGGCCTGATCGTCTCGGCGGGACGCTATCGGGTAAGGTGGTTCAACCCCGTAAGCGGTAACTGGGCGGACGAACAGGATCGCAGCCTCGCCGACGGTCAACAGACGTTTGCCCGGCCGGCGTCCCTTGGCGACGAGGCCGTCTTATACCTCGAGGCCGTGGCGATGCCAGAGACTCACCCTGCTGAACCTGAAGAACGATCCCGCGGACTTGCCATCGAGAACGGATGGTTCGTTCACGGAGATCGCATCGTGTGGGGCTACGCCCAGCACAACGGCTGGTGGCGCGCCGGCCGGCGAGCCAATATCACTCGCCGCGCACCCGGTGCCATCGGCCCGAACCGAACCGAGGATCTGGACAAGCTCACGGACAATATGCTGCGCTACGGCTATCCGGGGTTCGAGCATAACTTCGGGCTGTGGTACGACCGCCGGCGCGATCAGCACGATACCACCCGTCGGGAAGACGGAAATGTCGTTGCTCCGTTTCTTGAACAGCCATGGGCACGCGGCGAGAGCGGAAGAGCCTGGGACGGACTGCCGGAATACGATCTGACACGATACAACGCCTGGTATTTCGACCGCCTCCACGAGTTCGCCTCCCTTTGTGACCGCAAAGGGACGATCATGTTTCATAACTTCTACATGCAGCATGCCCTTCTGGAGACCGACGCGCATTACGTTGACTTTCCATGGCGGCCGGTCAACTGCCTTCAGGACACCGGTTTGCCCGACCGTATTCCGGCCGCGAACGCCTTCTACGATATAACCCATCCACTCCGACGGGAGCTGCATCGCGCTTACATTCGCAAGTGCCTGGATGTACTGGGTGATCACACCAACGTGGTGCATTTGCTGAGTCAGGAGTATACCGGCCCCGCGTCCTTCGCCCGGTTCTGGCTCGATGTCGTCGGACAATGGCAGCAGGAAAAGGGCAAGAAGGTCCTGCTCGGCCTGGGGGCAACGAAGGATGTGCTGGATGAACTCGCCGGCGACCCGCGGGTGTCCCTGCTGGACCTGCGCTATTGGTGGTACCAGCCGGATGGATCTTTGTACGCCCCCGTGAGCGGCACCGAGGTGCCTGGCAGATACGTCTCAGGAACCGCCGCAGCCCGTACCACGCCGTTCGCAATCTACCGCCAGGTCCGCGAGTACCGCACGCGGTTCCCCCAAAAGGCTTTGATTCATCAGATCGACGCATCGAGGCAACAGACTTGGGCCTTCCTCATGGGGGGCGGCTCGATGCTCATTCGCTACCTGGAATATGCCGATGGAAGGGACCCCGCAAACTACGAGGCACCCGCAGATTCGGCAACTGTCCAGCCAACGTACGACTTCATCAACGCACGGCCGGCTCATCGCCTGCAGAGAATGGTGCCTCATGACTCATTGGTTAGTAACCCGGAGCGCAACTTCTGCTTGGCGGACAAGGGCAGGGCGTACCTCGTCTACTTGTTGGCCGGCGGCACCGTGGAACTCGACTTGGGGCACACATCGGGCGGCTTCTATGCACAATGGTTCGACCCCAGAAACGGCGACTTGCGCGATGTGACTCCGACTCCCGTTGTCAAGGGGGGCGGGATGGTCACGTTCGCAGCCCCGACGACGGATGACTGGGTCCTTTGGCTGAGTGAGGTGTCGGCTTTCGAACCGGACGAGAAGAGGTGA
- a CDS encoding nucleoside hydrolase, which produces MKCRHFLILLWSIIAVFETQRCGSVLAAATQSPPPAAESEARGVRLIFDTDMGNDIDDALALGVIHALQSRGECELLAVTLSKDNEFCAPFVDLVNTFYGRGDIPIGVVRNGKTPEDGKYIRPVAEAADGGRPRYPHDLLSGRQAPQAVAVLRQVLATQPDHSVVVVVVGFSTNLARLLESEPDEHSPLPGTDLVARKCRLLSSMAGIFSKGEKHKEYNVVTDIPAARKVFAEWPTPIVVSGFEIGRAITYPAVSIERDFAYVPHHPLAEGYRLYMKMPYDRPTWDLTSVLYAVRPDRGYFGLSEPGTISIDEQGFSSHAPSAGGRHRYLTVDDGQIIRVREALVQLASQPPTARG; this is translated from the coding sequence ATGAAATGCCGCCATTTCCTGATACTGTTGTGGTCCATCATCGCCGTTTTTGAGACGCAGAGATGCGGCTCCGTATTGGCCGCTGCGACGCAGTCGCCCCCGCCGGCCGCGGAAAGCGAGGCTCGAGGGGTACGCCTCATCTTCGACACCGACATGGGTAATGACATCGACGATGCTCTTGCCCTCGGCGTCATCCATGCCCTGCAGAGCCGGGGCGAGTGCGAGCTGCTGGCCGTTACCCTGAGCAAAGACAATGAATTCTGCGCGCCCTTTGTAGATCTGGTCAATACCTTTTACGGGCGCGGCGACATACCCATCGGAGTCGTCCGCAACGGCAAGACGCCGGAAGACGGCAAATACATCCGGCCGGTTGCCGAGGCGGCAGATGGGGGAAGGCCGCGATACCCCCATGATCTGCTCAGCGGCAGGCAGGCGCCGCAGGCCGTGGCCGTGCTCCGGCAGGTCTTGGCCACGCAGCCCGATCACTCTGTCGTGGTGGTCGTGGTTGGCTTCTCGACGAATCTGGCCCGCCTGCTGGAGTCCGAGCCGGACGAGCATTCTCCACTCCCGGGCACTGACCTTGTGGCTCGCAAGTGCCGCCTGCTGTCAAGCATGGCCGGCATCTTCAGCAAAGGCGAGAAGCACAAGGAATACAACGTTGTGACGGATATCCCGGCAGCCAGGAAGGTTTTCGCTGAATGGCCCACGCCCATCGTGGTCAGCGGATTCGAAATCGGGCGGGCAATTACCTATCCGGCCGTCAGCATCGAACGGGATTTTGCCTACGTCCCGCATCACCCCCTGGCCGAAGGTTACCGCCTCTACATGAAAATGCCCTATGACCGCCCCACGTGGGATCTGACCAGCGTCCTGTATGCGGTTCGACCGGATCGGGGATACTTCGGGTTGTCGGAGCCCGGAACGATCTCCATCGACGAGCAGGGGTTCTCGTCGCATGCTCCCAGCGCCGGGGGAAGGCACCGATACCTGACCGTCGATGACGGCCAGATCATTCGTGTGCGCGAAGCCCTTGTGCAATTGGCTAGCCAGCCCCCGACGGCGCGCGGATAG
- a CDS encoding DUF5009 domain-containing protein translates to MDTTLSASRPDRDRIFSLDVFRGLTILTMVFVNDVGHLQNIPAWMKHAPENSNSMTFVDLVFPAFLFIMGMSIPLAIERRLARGESWPRLIGHLLLRVVGLLVIGVFMVNIPRYRADLVGLSRSAWVLLLFLGVILVWNRYPPAAGRIRWLFRAFRLAGIALLVVLAVFYRGGDGQEGTWMRTSWWGILGLIGWAYLIAVGTFLLSGGRTAALVGAVGLLTAVFVGDKTGALGFLGRLHEYINVGGHWGGHGSIAVAGAVLGTLFLSDSAAQRPGRRVLRMLVMGLSLLAGGFLFRPLYGISKVQATPTWCLYSAAICCFVFALLYWLVDVKGIRRWSFFLAPAGRDPLLAFILPSIVASLLALLGIEYLNTHLNKGLPGIIRSAVFALLIVALTDLLYRLRIRLHL, encoded by the coding sequence GTGGACACCACTTTGAGTGCCTCCAGACCCGACCGCGACCGGATCTTTTCCCTCGATGTGTTCCGGGGCCTCACCATTCTGACCATGGTGTTCGTGAATGACGTCGGACATCTGCAGAACATCCCCGCCTGGATGAAGCACGCGCCGGAGAATTCCAACTCCATGACCTTTGTCGATTTGGTCTTCCCGGCCTTCCTCTTCATCATGGGCATGTCCATCCCGCTTGCGATCGAACGGCGTCTCGCTCGCGGCGAGTCCTGGCCGCGGCTTATCGGCCACCTGTTGCTGCGCGTCGTTGGCCTGCTGGTGATCGGCGTCTTCATGGTCAATATTCCTCGCTACCGCGCGGATCTCGTCGGGCTCAGCAGATCGGCGTGGGTGCTGCTGCTGTTCCTGGGCGTCATCCTCGTATGGAACCGCTACCCCCCAGCCGCCGGGCGCATTCGATGGCTTTTTCGCGCCTTTCGCTTGGCCGGAATCGCTCTTCTTGTTGTTCTGGCCGTGTTCTACCGTGGCGGTGACGGCCAGGAAGGCACGTGGATGCGGACAAGCTGGTGGGGAATCCTCGGCCTGATCGGCTGGGCCTACCTCATTGCCGTGGGCACGTTTCTGCTGTCCGGCGGTCGGACGGCCGCACTGGTGGGCGCGGTCGGGCTGCTCACCGCAGTCTTTGTGGGCGACAAAACCGGAGCCCTGGGATTCCTTGGCCGCCTCCACGAATACATAAATGTCGGCGGTCACTGGGGTGGCCACGGGTCGATCGCCGTGGCAGGCGCGGTCTTAGGGACGCTCTTTCTATCCGACTCGGCTGCTCAGCGGCCCGGCCGGCGCGTTCTGCGGATGCTCGTGATGGGTTTGAGCTTGCTGGCGGGCGGTTTTCTGTTTCGGCCGCTTTACGGCATTTCGAAAGTCCAGGCAACACCCACGTGGTGCCTGTACAGCGCGGCAATCTGCTGCTTCGTGTTCGCCCTCTTGTACTGGCTCGTCGATGTGAAGGGCATCCGTCGCTGGTCGTTCTTCCTCGCCCCGGCCGGCCGGGACCCGTTGCTCGCCTTCATCCTGCCTTCGATCGTGGCCTCGCTGCTGGCTCTCCTTGGTATAGAGTACCTCAACACCCACTTGAACAAGGGCTTGCCCGGCATTATTCGCTCTGCGGTATTTGCCCTCTTGATCGTCGCTCTTACCGACCTGTTATATCGACTTCGTATTCGACTGCATCTCTGA